One part of the Phoenix dactylifera cultivar Barhee BC4 chromosome 4, palm_55x_up_171113_PBpolish2nd_filt_p, whole genome shotgun sequence genome encodes these proteins:
- the LOC103707165 gene encoding pentatricopeptide repeat-containing protein CRP1 homolog, chloroplastic, translating into MLAVPPPPPPAASRFLSPPPASSLCRPSPPPISATSTTAASAAPILLTSLEFRRYDFAPLLEFLSSFSDSAASAAPTADAAAPPTQLDPTELRLAESYRAVPAHLWHALLKSLASSPSTLPSAAALVPWLERHRLCFSSDLLYSILIHALGRSRRLHHALLLSTSAPSPPSALTFNALISASALNGRPGQAFHLLSLMRRHGFLSDHPNYTLVLQSLLRSPDPPDPSLLLRLLSDLLSQRLEPDARLISDFVVAFSRAGDPDRALSLLAAAQAQGLTPKTSAVVALLSALGAAGRVAEAEAVFLEFHAAAELQPRTRAYNALLKGYVKIGALKDAELVFEEMERCSVSPDEGTYSLLIDAYTNAGRWESARILIKEMEMNGVQPNSYVFSRILASFRDKGEWQKSFVVLREMRNNGVQPDRHFYNVMIDAFGKYNCLHHAMDAFERMRSDGIEPDAITWNTLIDSHCKAGRHDKAMELFQEMQEGGCMPCTTTYNIMINSLGQQGRWEELKEMLERMKGQGLLLNVVTYTTLVDVYGKSGRFNDAIECLEAMKTGGLKPSPTMYHALVNAYAQRGLSEQAINAFRVMRADGIKPSIIVLNSLINAFGEDQRDTEAFSVLQFMKENDLKPDVVTYTTLMKALIRVEKFEKVPAVYEEMISSGCTPDRKARAMLRSALRYMKQTRDS; encoded by the exons ATGCTCGCCGtccctcctccgccgcctcccgCCGCCTCCCGTTTCCTCTCCCCTCCCCCTGCTTCATCTCTCTGCCGCCCCTCTCCGCCCCCAATCTCCGCTACCTCCACCACCGCGGCCTCCGCCGCTCCCATCCTCCTCACCTCCCTCGAATTCCGCCGCTACGACTTCGCCCCCCTCCTCGaatttctctcctctttctcagACTCCGCCGCTTCCGCCGCCCCCACCGCTGACGCCGCCGCCCCCCCGACCCAGCTGGACCCGACGGAGCTCCGGCTGGCGGAGTCCTACCGTGCCGTCCCCGCCCACCTCTGGCATGCTCTCCTCAAGTCCCTGGCGTCTTCCCCCTCCACCCTCCCCTCCGCCGCAGCCCTCGTCCCCTGGCTGGAGCGCCACCGCCTCTGCTTCTCCTCCGACCTCCTCTACTCCATCCTCATCCACGCCCTCGGCCGCTCCCGGCGCCTCCaccacgccctcctcctctccacttCCGCCCCCAGTCCCCCCTCCGCCCTCACTTTCAACGCCCTCATCTCTGCCTCCGCCCTCAACGGCCGCCCTGGCCAGGCTTTCCACCTTCTTTCCCTCATGCGACGCCACGGCTTCCTCTCCGACCACCCAAACTACACCCTCGTCCTCCAGTCCCTCCTCCGCTCCCCCGACCCCCCGgacccctccctcctcctccgcctcctctccGACCTCTTATCCCAACGCCTTGAGCCTGATGCCCGCCTCATCTCCGACTTCGTCGTCGCCTTCTCCCGCGCCGGCGACCCCGACCGTGCCCTCTCTCTCCTTGCCGCCGCCCAGGCCCAGGGACTCACTCCCAAGACCTCCGCCGTTGTCGCCCTCCTCTCCGCCCTCGGCGCCGCCGGCCGCGTCGCCGAGGCCGAGGCCGTCTTTCTTGAGTTCCACGCCGCGGCCGAGCTCCAGCCCCGTACCCGCGCCTACAACGCCCTCCTCAAGGGGTACGTCAAGATCGGAGCTTTGAAGGACGCAGAGCTGGTGTTCGAGGAAATGGAAAGGTGCAGCGTGTCCCCCGACGAAGGGACCTACAGCCTCCTCATTGACGCATACACCAATGCCGGCCGGTGGGAGAGTGCGAGGATCTTGATCAAGGAGATGGAGATGAACGGCGTCCAACCCAATTCATACGTGTTCAGCAGGATCCTTGCGAGCTTCCGGGATAAAGGGGAATGGCAGAAGTCGTTTGTGGTCTTGAGGGAGATGAGGAACAACGGAGTCCAACCTGACAGGCATTTCTACAATGTGATGATTGATGCTTTTGGGAAGTACAATTGCCTTCATCATGCCATGGATGCTTTTGAGAGGATGAGGTCTGATGGGATTGAGCCAGATGCAATCACCTGGAACACGCTCATTGACTCACATTGCAAGGCAGGGAGGCATGATAAGGCAATGGAGCTATTTCAGGAGATGCAGGAGGGAGGATGCATGCCATGCACTACAACGTATAATATCATGATCAATTCATTGGGGCAGCAGGGGAGGTGGGAAGAACTGAAGGAGATGCTGGAGAGGATGAAGGGGCAGGGATTGTTGCTGAATGTGGTGACCTACACTACACTTGTGGATGTTTATGGGAAGTCGGGTAGGTTTAACGACGCGATTGAGTGCCTGGAGGCCATGAAAACTGGAGGGCTGAAGCCTTCTCCAACCATGTATCATGCCTTGGTAAATGCATATGCGCAGAGG GGCCTATCAGAACAAGCTATAAATGCATTCAGGGTCATGAGAGCTGATGGTATAAAACCTAGTATTATAGTCCTTAACtcattgatcaatgcatttGGTGAGGATCAAAGAGATACTGAAGCCTTTTCTGTACTGCAGTTTATGAAGGAAAAT GATCTAAAGCCAGATGTTGTGACATATACAACGCTCATGAAAGCTCTAATCCGAGTTGAGAAGTTTGAGAAA